A single Klebsiella variicola DNA region contains:
- the smpB gene encoding SsrA-binding protein SmpB, which translates to MTKKKAHKPGSATIALNKRARHEYFIEDEYEAGLALQGWEVKSLRAGKANIGDSYVILKDGEAFLFGANFTPMAVASTHYVCDPTRTRKLLLNQRELDTLYGRINREGYTVVALSLYWKNAWCKVKIGVAKGKKQHDKRTDLKDREWALDKARIMKHAGR; encoded by the coding sequence ATGACTAAGAAAAAAGCCCACAAACCTGGATCAGCCACCATTGCGCTGAATAAACGCGCCCGTCACGAATACTTTATCGAAGATGAATACGAGGCTGGTCTCGCCCTGCAGGGCTGGGAAGTCAAATCCCTGCGTGCAGGCAAAGCCAACATCGGCGATAGCTATGTCATCCTGAAGGATGGCGAAGCCTTCCTGTTCGGCGCCAACTTTACGCCCATGGCCGTGGCTTCCACCCACTATGTGTGCGACCCGACGCGCACTCGTAAGCTGCTGCTTAACCAGCGCGAACTCGACACGCTGTACGGCCGCATTAACCGCGAAGGTTATACCGTTGTCGCCCTGTCGCTGTACTGGAAGAACGCCTGGTGCAAAGTGAAAATCGGCGTCGCCAAAGGTAAGAAACAACACGACAAGCGTACCGATCTGAAAGATCGTGAATGGGCGCTGGATAAGGCGCGTATTATGAAGCACGCCGGACGTTAA
- the nadK gene encoding NAD(+) kinase — protein sequence MKNHFKCIGIVGHPRHPTALTTHEMLWRWLCSKGYEVLVEQQIAHELQLSNVKTGTLAEIGQQADLAVVVGGDGNMLGAARTLARYDINVIGINRGNLGFLTDLDPDNALQQLADVLEGHYIAEKRFLLEAQVCQQDCQKRISTAINEVVLHPGKVAHMIEFEVYIDEVFAFSQRSDGLIISTPTGSTAYSLSAGGPILTPSLDAITLVPMFPHTLSARPLVINGDSTIRLRFSHRCSDLEISCDSQIALPIQDGEDVLIRRCDYHLNLIHPKDYSYFNTLSTKLGWSKKLF from the coding sequence ATGAAGAACCATTTCAAGTGTATCGGCATTGTGGGACATCCTCGTCACCCCACCGCCCTGACCACACATGAAATGCTCTGGCGCTGGCTGTGCAGCAAAGGGTATGAAGTGCTGGTTGAACAGCAGATCGCCCATGAACTTCAGCTCAGCAACGTGAAAACCGGCACGCTGGCGGAGATTGGCCAACAGGCCGACCTCGCGGTGGTGGTGGGCGGCGACGGCAATATGCTCGGCGCGGCGCGGACCCTGGCCCGTTACGACATTAACGTCATCGGCATTAACCGCGGCAACCTCGGCTTTCTCACCGACCTTGACCCGGACAACGCCCTGCAGCAGCTCGCCGACGTGCTGGAAGGCCACTACATCGCCGAGAAACGCTTTCTGCTGGAGGCCCAGGTGTGCCAGCAGGATTGCCAGAAACGCATCAGCACCGCCATCAACGAAGTGGTGCTGCACCCCGGCAAAGTGGCGCATATGATTGAGTTCGAAGTCTATATCGACGAAGTCTTTGCGTTCTCTCAGCGCTCTGATGGCCTGATAATCTCCACCCCGACCGGCTCCACCGCCTATTCGCTGTCGGCCGGCGGCCCGATCCTCACCCCGTCGCTGGACGCTATCACCCTGGTGCCGATGTTCCCGCACACCCTTTCAGCGCGACCGCTGGTGATCAACGGCGACAGCACCATTCGCCTGCGCTTCTCTCATCGCTGCAGCGATCTGGAGATCAGCTGCGACAGCCAGATTGCCCTGCCGATCCAGGATGGCGAAGACGTTCTCATTCGCCGCTGTGATTATCACCTCAATCTGATTCACCCTAAAGATTACAGCTATTTCAATACATTAAGCACCAAGCTCGGCTGGTCGAAAAAATTGTTCTGA
- the rimM gene encoding ribosome maturation factor RimM (Essential for efficient processing of 16S rRNA), producing MSKQHTAQAPVDPIVLGKMGSSYGIRGWLRVFSSTEDAESIFDYQPWLIQKAGQWQVVELEGWRHHNQDIIIKLKGVDDRDAANLLTNCEIIVDSSQLPELEEGDYYWKDLMGCQVVTTEGYSLGKVIDMMETGSNDVLVIKANLKDAFGIKERLVPFLDGQVIKKVDLTTRTIEVDWDPGF from the coding sequence ATGAGCAAGCAACACACCGCACAAGCACCTGTTGATCCGATCGTATTGGGGAAAATGGGTTCTTCCTACGGTATCCGTGGTTGGCTCAGAGTGTTTTCCTCCACCGAAGACGCCGAAAGCATTTTTGACTATCAGCCCTGGTTAATCCAGAAGGCGGGTCAGTGGCAGGTTGTTGAGCTGGAAGGCTGGCGCCACCACAATCAGGACATCATCATCAAGCTGAAAGGCGTTGACGATCGTGATGCCGCGAATCTACTGACTAATTGCGAAATTATCGTGGATTCATCGCAGTTGCCGGAGCTGGAAGAGGGTGACTACTACTGGAAAGACCTGATGGGCTGCCAGGTAGTGACAACGGAAGGCTATAGCCTCGGTAAAGTCATTGATATGATGGAAACCGGGTCTAATGACGTACTCGTCATCAAGGCAAACCTGAAAGATGCATTTGGCATCAAGGAGCGGTTGGTTCCGTTCCTCGATGGGCAGGTTATCAAGAAAGTCGATCTCACTACGCGTACTATCGAAGTAGATTGGGATCCTGGTTTTTAA
- a CDS encoding RnfH family protein: MPANIRVEVAYALPEKQYLQRVTLDEGATVEQAIIASGLLALRDDIDLAKNKLGIYSRPVKLHDEVHDGDRVEIYRPLIADPKELRRQRAEKSAAK, from the coding sequence GTGCCAGCTAATATTCGTGTTGAAGTCGCCTACGCGCTGCCTGAAAAGCAGTATTTGCAGCGAGTCACCCTGGATGAGGGAGCGACGGTCGAGCAGGCGATTATCGCCAGCGGGCTATTGGCCTTGCGTGATGATATCGATCTGGCGAAGAACAAGCTGGGTATCTACAGTCGTCCGGTTAAGCTGCATGACGAAGTTCACGACGGCGACCGGGTCGAAATCTATCGCCCGCTGATCGCAGACCCGAAAGAACTGCGTCGCCAGCGGGCAGAGAAAAGCGCTGCGAAGTAA
- the ffh gene encoding signal recognition particle protein yields the protein MFDNLTDRLSRTLRNISGRGRLTEDNIKDTLREVRMALLEADVALPVVRDFISRVKESAVGHEVNKSLTPGQEFVKIVRNELVAAMGEENQTLDLAAQPPAVVLMAGLQGAGKTTSVGKLGKFLREKHKKKVLVVSADVYRPAAIKQLETLAEQVGVDFFPSDVGQKPVDIVNAALKEAKLKFYDVLLVDTAGRLHVDEAMMDEIKHVHAAINPVETLFVVDAMTGQDAANTAKAFNEALPLTGVVLTKVDGDARGGAALSIRHITGKPIKFLGVGEKTEALEPFHPDRVASRILGMGDVLSLIEDIESKVDRAQAEKLASKLKKGDGFDLTDFLEQLRQMKNMGGMASLMGKLPGMGQIPDNVKAQMDDKVLVRMEAIINSMTLKERAKPEIIKGSRKRRIAAGCGMQVQDVNRLLKQFDDMQRMMKKMKSKGGMMKMMRGMKGMMPPGFPGR from the coding sequence ATGTTTGATAATTTAACCGATCGTTTGTCGCGTACGCTGCGCAACATTAGCGGCCGCGGACGCCTTACAGAAGACAATATTAAAGACACCCTGCGCGAAGTGCGCATGGCGCTGCTGGAAGCGGACGTTGCGCTTCCGGTGGTTCGTGATTTCATCAGCCGCGTGAAAGAGAGCGCGGTCGGCCATGAAGTCAATAAAAGCCTGACCCCGGGTCAGGAGTTCGTCAAAATCGTCCGCAACGAGCTGGTGGCGGCGATGGGCGAAGAGAACCAGACGCTCGACCTGGCCGCGCAGCCGCCGGCCGTGGTGCTGATGGCGGGTCTGCAGGGTGCCGGTAAAACGACCAGCGTCGGTAAGCTGGGGAAATTCCTGCGCGAGAAGCACAAGAAGAAAGTGCTGGTCGTTTCCGCGGACGTTTACCGCCCGGCGGCGATCAAACAGCTGGAAACCCTGGCCGAGCAGGTCGGCGTCGATTTCTTCCCGTCTGACGTCGGCCAGAAGCCGGTTGATATCGTCAACGCGGCGCTGAAAGAAGCGAAACTCAAATTCTACGACGTGCTGCTGGTGGATACCGCCGGTCGTCTGCACGTTGACGAAGCGATGATGGACGAAATCAAGCACGTCCACGCCGCCATTAACCCGGTTGAAACCCTGTTCGTCGTCGATGCGATGACCGGTCAGGATGCGGCGAATACCGCGAAGGCCTTTAACGAAGCGCTGCCGCTGACCGGCGTGGTGCTGACTAAAGTGGACGGCGACGCCCGCGGCGGCGCGGCGCTGTCGATTCGCCATATTACCGGCAAACCGATTAAATTCCTCGGCGTCGGCGAGAAAACCGAAGCGCTGGAGCCGTTCCATCCGGACCGCGTCGCTTCCCGCATCCTCGGCATGGGCGACGTGCTGTCGCTGATCGAAGATATCGAGAGCAAAGTTGACCGCGCGCAGGCCGAGAAGCTGGCCTCCAAACTGAAGAAAGGCGACGGTTTCGATCTGACGGACTTCCTTGAGCAGCTGCGTCAGATGAAAAACATGGGCGGCATGGCCAGCCTGATGGGCAAGCTGCCGGGTATGGGCCAGATCCCGGACAACGTGAAAGCGCAGATGGACGACAAAGTGCTGGTGCGTATGGAAGCCATCATCAACTCGATGACCCTGAAAGAGCGCGCCAAACCGGAAATCATCAAAGGTTCACGTAAGCGCCGTATCGCCGCCGGCTGCGGGATGCAGGTGCAGGATGTGAACCGTCTGCTCAAGCAGTTCGACGACATGCAGCGCATGATGAAGAAGATGAAGTCGAAAGGCGGCATGATGAAGATGATGCGCGGGATGAAAGGGATGATGCCGCCAGGCTTCCCGGGCCGCTAA
- the rplS gene encoding 50S ribosomal protein L19: protein MSNIIKQLEQEQMKQDVPSFRPGDTVEVKVWVVEGSKKRLQAFEGVVIAIRNRGLHSAFTVRKISNGEGVERVFQTHSPVVDSIAVKRRGAVRKAKLYYLRERTGKSARIKERLN from the coding sequence ATGAGCAACATTATTAAGCAACTTGAACAAGAACAGATGAAGCAGGACGTACCTTCCTTCCGTCCGGGTGATACCGTGGAAGTGAAAGTATGGGTTGTTGAAGGTTCCAAAAAACGTCTGCAGGCATTCGAGGGCGTGGTTATCGCTATTCGTAACCGCGGTCTGCACTCTGCATTCACTGTTCGCAAAATTTCCAACGGCGAAGGCGTTGAGCGTGTCTTCCAGACTCACTCTCCGGTAGTTGACAGCATTGCTGTTAAACGTCGTGGTGCTGTACGTAAAGCTAAACTGTACTACCTGCGTGAGCGTACTGGTAAGTCTGCTCGTATCAAAGAGCGTCTTAACTAA
- a CDS encoding cytochrome C assembly family protein produces MPVFALLALVAYSVSLALIIPGLLQKNSSWRRMAILSATIALICHAFALEARIFPGGESGQNLSLLNVGSLVSLMICTVMTIVASRNRGWLLLPIVYAFALINLAFATFVPNEYITHLETTPGMLVHIGLSLFSYATLIIAALYALQLAWIDYQLKNKKLAFSSEMPPLMSIERKMFHITQVGVVLLTLTLCSGLFYMHNLFSSENIDKAVLSIIAWFVYIVLLWGHYHEGWRGRRVVWFSVAGAGLLTLAYFGSRVLQQFVS; encoded by the coding sequence ATGCCTGTTTTTGCTCTACTCGCCCTTGTCGCCTACTCCGTCAGCCTCGCGCTGATTATCCCCGGCTTGCTGCAAAAAAACAGCAGCTGGCGGCGAATGGCGATTTTATCTGCGACTATCGCGTTGATCTGCCATGCTTTTGCGCTGGAAGCACGGATATTCCCCGGCGGCGAGAGCGGGCAAAACCTCAGCTTACTGAACGTCGGGTCGCTGGTCAGCCTGATGATCTGTACGGTGATGACTATCGTGGCCTCGCGCAATCGCGGCTGGCTGCTGTTGCCTATCGTCTATGCCTTCGCGCTGATCAATCTGGCCTTCGCCACTTTCGTGCCTAACGAATATATCACCCACCTGGAAACCACCCCGGGGATGCTGGTGCATATCGGCCTGTCGCTCTTCTCGTACGCCACGCTGATCATCGCCGCGCTGTATGCGCTGCAGCTGGCGTGGATCGACTACCAGTTAAAGAATAAAAAGCTGGCCTTCAGCAGCGAAATGCCGCCGCTGATGAGCATCGAGCGCAAAATGTTCCACATCACTCAGGTCGGCGTGGTGCTACTGACCCTGACGCTGTGCAGCGGCCTGTTCTATATGCACAATCTGTTCAGCAGCGAAAACATTGATAAAGCGGTGCTGTCGATTATTGCGTGGTTCGTCTATATCGTTCTGCTGTGGGGCCACTATCATGAAGGGTGGCGCGGACGTCGCGTGGTCTGGTTCAGCGTCGCTGGCGCCGGTCTGCTGACGCTGGCCTATTTTGGTAGCCGCGTGCTGCAGCAGTTCGTGAGCTAA
- the rpsP gene encoding 30S ribosomal protein S16: MVTIRLARHGAKKRPFYQVVVTDSRNARNGRFIERVGFFNPIASGAEEETRLDLDRIAHWVGLGATVSDRVAALIKAANKAA; the protein is encoded by the coding sequence ATGGTAACTATTCGTTTAGCACGTCACGGCGCTAAAAAGCGTCCGTTCTACCAGGTTGTTGTCACCGACAGCCGTAATGCACGCAACGGTCGCTTCATCGAGCGCGTTGGTTTCTTCAACCCGATCGCTAGCGGCGCGGAAGAAGAAACTCGCCTGGATCTGGATCGTATCGCTCACTGGGTTGGCCTGGGCGCTACTGTTTCCGATCGCGTTGCCGCGCTGATCAAAGCCGCTAACAAAGCAGCTTAA
- the bamE gene encoding outer membrane protein assembly factor BamE — translation MRCKTLTAAAAVLLMLTAGCSTLERVVYRPDINQGNYLAPNDVAKIRVGMTQQQVAYALGTPMMSDPFGTNTWFYVFRQEPGHEKVTQQTLTLTFNSGGVLTNIDNKPALTSQ, via the coding sequence ATGCGCTGTAAAACGCTGACTGCTGCCGCAGCGGTTCTTCTTATGTTGACCGCAGGCTGTTCCACTCTGGAACGAGTGGTTTACCGTCCTGACATCAACCAGGGTAACTATCTGGCCCCTAACGATGTAGCAAAAATTCGTGTCGGTATGACGCAACAGCAGGTTGCTTATGCTCTCGGAACGCCAATGATGTCGGATCCGTTCGGCACCAACACCTGGTTCTATGTATTCCGTCAGGAGCCGGGCCACGAGAAAGTGACTCAGCAGACCCTGACCCTGACCTTCAACAGCGGCGGCGTGTTGACCAACATTGATAACAAGCCCGCGCTGACCAGTCAGTAA
- a CDS encoding type II toxin-antitoxin system RatA family toxin, whose amino-acid sequence MPQISRTALVPFSAEQMYQLVNDVKSYPDFLPGCTGSRVLEFGPTQMTAAVDVSKAGISKTFTTRNTLTSNQSILMSLVDGPFKKLIGGWKFIPLSPEACKIEFHLDFEFTNKLIEMAFGRVFKELAANMVQAFTSRAKEVYSAS is encoded by the coding sequence ATGCCTCAGATTAGCCGTACTGCGCTGGTGCCTTTCAGCGCGGAACAGATGTATCAACTGGTAAACGATGTGAAGTCCTATCCTGATTTTCTGCCAGGCTGCACCGGTAGCCGCGTGCTGGAATTCGGGCCGACGCAAATGACGGCGGCGGTTGATGTGTCCAAAGCCGGCATCAGTAAGACCTTCACGACCCGGAATACACTGACCAGCAACCAGAGCATTTTGATGAGCCTGGTGGATGGCCCGTTCAAGAAACTGATTGGCGGCTGGAAGTTTATTCCGCTGAGCCCCGAGGCGTGCAAAATCGAGTTCCATCTCGATTTTGAGTTTACCAATAAGCTGATTGAGATGGCCTTTGGCCGGGTCTTCAAAGAGCTGGCCGCCAACATGGTGCAGGCGTTCACTTCGCGCGCCAAAGAGGTCTACAGTGCCAGCTAA
- a CDS encoding HlyC/CorC family transporter, translated as MEHISTTTLIITLIVMVIISAYFSGSETGMMTLNRYRLRHMAKQGNRPAKRVEKLLRKPDRLISLVLIGNNLVNILASALGTIVGMRLYGDAGVAIATGVLTFVVLVFAEVLPKTIAALYPEKVAYPSSFLLAPLQVLMMPLVWLLNTITRMLMRMMGIRTDTVISSALSKDELRTIVNESRSQISRRNQDMLLSVLDLEKVSVNDIMVPRNEIVGIDINDDWKSIVRQLTHSPHGRIVLYRDSLDDAISMLRVREAYRLMTEKKEFTKEIMLRAADEIYFVPEGTPLSTQLVKFQRNKKKVGLVVDEYGDIQGLVTVEDILEEIVGDFTTSMSPTLAEEVTPLNDGTVIIDGSANVREINKAFNWHLPEDEARTVNGIILEALEEIPVPGTRVRIEQYDIDILDVQDNMIKQVKVMPVKSLRESVAE; from the coding sequence GTGGAACATATCTCCACCACCACGCTGATCATAACGCTGATCGTCATGGTGATTATCTCTGCCTATTTCTCCGGCTCCGAAACCGGCATGATGACGCTGAACCGCTATCGGCTGCGTCATATGGCGAAACAAGGCAACCGCCCCGCCAAGCGCGTGGAGAAGCTGCTGCGCAAGCCGGACCGCCTGATTAGCCTCGTGCTCATCGGCAATAACCTCGTCAACATTCTCGCCTCGGCGCTGGGCACCATCGTCGGCATGCGCCTGTACGGCGACGCCGGCGTCGCGATCGCCACTGGCGTGCTCACCTTTGTGGTACTGGTATTTGCCGAGGTACTGCCGAAGACCATCGCCGCGCTCTATCCGGAAAAGGTCGCCTACCCCAGCAGCTTCCTGCTGGCGCCCCTGCAGGTGCTGATGATGCCGCTGGTGTGGCTGCTGAATACCATCACCCGCATGCTGATGCGCATGATGGGCATCCGCACCGATACCGTCATCAGCAGTGCTTTGAGCAAAGATGAACTGCGCACGATTGTGAATGAATCCCGTTCACAAATCTCCCGGCGCAACCAGGATATGCTGCTGTCGGTCCTGGATCTGGAAAAAGTCAGCGTTAACGACATCATGGTGCCGCGCAATGAGATTGTCGGCATCGACATCAATGATGACTGGAAATCTATCGTCCGCCAGCTGACCCACTCGCCGCATGGCCGCATCGTGCTCTACCGCGATTCACTGGACGATGCCATCAGCATGCTGCGCGTTCGCGAAGCCTACCGTCTGATGACGGAGAAGAAAGAGTTCACAAAAGAGATCATGCTGCGGGCGGCAGATGAGATCTACTTTGTTCCGGAAGGGACGCCGCTCAGCACCCAGCTGGTGAAATTTCAGCGCAATAAAAAGAAAGTCGGTCTGGTGGTCGATGAATACGGCGATATTCAGGGGCTGGTCACCGTAGAAGATATTCTTGAAGAGATTGTCGGCGACTTCACCACTTCCATGTCACCCACCCTGGCGGAGGAAGTGACCCCGCTTAACGACGGCACGGTGATTATCGACGGCAGCGCCAACGTTCGCGAAATCAACAAAGCGTTTAACTGGCACCTGCCGGAAGATGAAGCGCGCACCGTCAACGGTATCATCCTCGAAGCGCTGGAAGAGATCCCGGTCCCGGGCACCCGCGTGCGCATTGAGCAGTACGATATAGATATCCTCGACGTGCAGGACAACATGATCAAACAGGTGAAAGTGATGCCGGTGAAATCATTACGCGAGAGCGTCGCGGAGTAG
- the trmD gene encoding tRNA (guanosine(37)-N1)-methyltransferase TrmD, translating into MWIGIISLFPEMFRAITDYGVTGRAVKNGLLSIESWSPRDFAHDRHRTVDDRPYGGGPGMLMMVQPLRDAIHAAKAAAGEGAKVIYLSPQGRKLDQAGVSELATNQKLILVCGRYEGIDERVIQTEIDEEWSIGDYVLSGGELPAMTLIDSVSRFIPGVLGHEASATEDSFADGLLDCPHYTRPEVLEEMEVPPVLLSGNHAEIRRWRLKQSLGRTWLRRPELLENLALTEEQAKLLAQFKSEHAQQQHKHDGQA; encoded by the coding sequence ATGTGGATTGGCATAATTAGCCTGTTTCCTGAAATGTTCCGCGCAATTACCGATTACGGGGTAACTGGCCGGGCAGTAAAAAATGGCCTGCTGAGCATCGAAAGCTGGAGTCCTCGCGACTTCGCTCATGACCGGCACCGTACCGTGGACGATCGTCCTTACGGCGGCGGACCGGGGATGCTAATGATGGTGCAACCTTTACGGGATGCTATTCATGCAGCAAAAGCCGCGGCAGGTGAAGGCGCGAAGGTGATTTATCTGTCACCTCAGGGACGCAAGCTTGATCAAGCGGGCGTCAGCGAACTGGCAACGAATCAGAAACTGATTCTGGTGTGCGGTCGCTACGAAGGGATAGACGAGCGCGTAATCCAAACCGAAATTGACGAAGAATGGTCAATCGGCGATTACGTTCTCAGCGGTGGTGAGTTACCGGCAATGACGCTGATTGACTCCGTTTCCCGGTTCATTCCGGGAGTACTGGGCCATGAAGCTTCGGCAACGGAAGATTCCTTTGCTGATGGGTTGCTGGATTGCCCGCACTATACCCGTCCTGAAGTGTTAGAAGAGATGGAAGTACCGCCAGTATTGCTGTCGGGAAACCATGCTGAGATACGTCGCTGGCGTCTGAAGCAGTCGCTGGGCCGCACCTGGCTTAGAAGACCTGAACTTCTGGAAAACCTGGCTCTGACTGAAGAGCAAGCAAAGTTGCTGGCGCAGTTCAAAAGCGAACACGCGCAACAGCAGCATAAACATGATGGGCAGGCGTGA
- the grpE gene encoding nucleotide exchange factor GrpE: MSSKEQKTPEGQAPEEIITEQHDDVEAVEPEVSAEQVDPRDEKIANLEAQLAEAQKREREVMLRAKADEDNLRRRTEQDIEKAHKFALEKFVNELLPVIDSLDRALEVADKANPDLAPMVEGIELTLKSMLDVVRKFGVEVIADTNVPLDPNVHQAIAMVESEDVAAGNVLAVMQKGYTLNGRTIRAAMVTVAKAK, encoded by the coding sequence ATGAGTAGTAAAGAACAGAAAACGCCTGAGGGGCAAGCCCCGGAAGAAATTATCACGGAGCAGCACGACGACGTTGAGGCAGTAGAGCCTGAAGTTTCGGCTGAGCAGGTGGATCCGCGCGATGAAAAAATTGCGAATCTGGAAGCCCAGCTGGCTGAAGCGCAGAAACGTGAACGTGAAGTGATGCTGCGTGCCAAAGCCGACGAAGATAACCTGCGTCGCCGTACCGAGCAGGATATCGAGAAAGCGCACAAATTCGCGCTGGAAAAATTCGTCAATGAACTGCTGCCGGTGATCGACAGCCTGGACCGCGCGCTGGAAGTGGCCGACAAGGCTAATCCGGACCTGGCGCCGATGGTGGAAGGGATCGAACTGACCCTGAAATCCATGCTGGACGTGGTGCGTAAGTTCGGCGTGGAAGTGATCGCCGACACCAACGTTCCGCTGGATCCGAACGTCCACCAGGCCATTGCGATGGTCGAATCTGAAGACGTGGCGGCGGGCAACGTGCTGGCCGTGATGCAGAAAGGTTATACCCTGAACGGCCGTACTATTCGCGCCGCGATGGTGACGGTAGCGAAAGCGAAATAA
- the recN gene encoding DNA repair protein RecN, translated as MLAQLTISNFAIVRELEIDFHSGMTAITGETGAGKSIAIDALGLCLGGRAEADMVRRGATRADLCARFALKDTPAAQRWLEENQLESGRECLLRRVISADGRSRGFINGTAVPLSQLRELGQLLIQIHGQHAHQLLTKPEHQKTLLDGYTGEYALTQRMAEHYRQWHQSCRELALHQQQSQERAARADLLQYQLKELNEFNPLPGEFEQIDEEYKRLANSGQLLSTCQHALTVLADGEEANLQSQLYTAKQLVSELVGMDSKLSGVLDMLEEAAIQLSEASDELRHYHDRLDLDPNRLFELEQRISRQIALARKHQVMPEELPVVYQAMLEEQRLLDDSAGSLESLSQQVVEHHQLALETARQLHALRQASADELTQLITESMHSLSMPHGIFAIEVAFDERHLTADGADHIEFRVTTNPGQPLQPIAKVASGGELSRIALAIQVITARKMETPALIFDEVDVGISGPTAAVVGKLLRQLGESTQVMCVTHLPQVAGCGHHHFFVCKETDGEMTETHMQPLDKRARLQELARLLGGSEVTRNTLANAKELLAA; from the coding sequence ATGTTGGCGCAACTCACCATCAGTAATTTTGCTATCGTTCGTGAACTGGAAATTGATTTCCACAGCGGCATGACCGCCATCACCGGGGAAACCGGCGCCGGGAAATCCATTGCCATCGACGCGCTGGGGCTGTGCCTCGGCGGCAGAGCGGAAGCCGACATGGTGCGTCGCGGCGCCACCCGCGCCGACCTGTGCGCGCGCTTCGCGCTGAAAGATACTCCGGCCGCCCAGCGCTGGCTGGAAGAGAACCAGCTGGAGAGCGGACGTGAGTGTTTACTTCGTCGGGTGATCAGCGCTGACGGCCGCTCTCGCGGCTTTATCAACGGCACCGCCGTCCCGCTCTCGCAGCTGCGCGAGCTGGGCCAGCTGCTGATCCAGATCCACGGCCAGCATGCGCACCAGCTGTTGACCAAACCCGAACACCAGAAAACGCTGCTCGACGGCTATACCGGTGAGTATGCGCTCACTCAGCGCATGGCCGAGCATTACCGCCAGTGGCACCAGAGTTGCCGCGAGCTGGCCCTGCACCAGCAGCAGAGCCAGGAGCGCGCCGCCCGCGCCGATCTGCTGCAGTATCAGCTTAAAGAGCTGAACGAATTTAACCCGCTGCCGGGAGAATTCGAGCAGATTGACGAAGAGTACAAGCGCCTGGCCAACAGCGGCCAGCTGCTCAGCACCTGCCAGCACGCCCTGACGGTACTGGCGGACGGCGAAGAGGCCAATCTGCAGAGCCAGCTTTATACCGCGAAGCAGCTGGTCAGCGAGCTGGTGGGTATGGACAGCAAGCTTTCCGGCGTGCTGGATATGCTGGAAGAGGCGGCCATTCAGCTCAGCGAGGCCAGCGACGAGCTGCGCCACTATCACGACCGTCTGGATCTCGATCCGAACCGTCTGTTCGAACTTGAGCAGCGGATTTCCCGGCAAATCGCGCTGGCGCGTAAACACCAGGTAATGCCGGAAGAGCTGCCGGTGGTTTATCAGGCGATGCTGGAAGAGCAGCGCCTGCTGGACGATAGCGCCGGCTCGCTGGAATCCCTCAGCCAGCAGGTAGTCGAACATCATCAGCTGGCGCTGGAGACCGCACGTCAGCTGCACGCCCTGCGCCAGGCCAGCGCCGACGAGCTGACCCAGCTTATCACCGAGAGTATGCACTCACTTTCGATGCCCCACGGGATCTTCGCGATTGAGGTCGCTTTCGATGAACGCCATCTCACCGCCGACGGCGCCGATCATATTGAGTTCCGCGTCACCACTAACCCCGGTCAGCCGCTGCAGCCGATCGCGAAAGTTGCCTCCGGCGGCGAACTGTCGCGTATTGCGCTGGCGATTCAGGTGATCACCGCGCGTAAAATGGAAACCCCGGCGCTGATCTTCGACGAAGTAGACGTCGGCATCAGCGGCCCGACCGCCGCCGTGGTCGGCAAGCTGCTGCGTCAGCTGGGCGAGTCCACGCAGGTGATGTGTGTGACCCACCTGCCGCAGGTTGCGGGCTGCGGCCACCATCATTTCTTTGTCTGCAAAGAGACCGATGGCGAGATGACCGAAACCCATATGCAGCCGCTGGATAAGCGCGCTCGTCTGCAGGAGCTGGCTCGCCTGCTGGGCGGCAGCGAGGTCACGCGCAACACCCTGGCGAACGCGAAAGAGTTGCTTGCGGCGTAA